TACACCGAGCGGGACAGCTTGCCCTTGATCGCCGCGATGTCGGCGGCCGGCATGTGCTTGCTGGCGTCCCAGCGGAACCCGTCCACGCCGAGGCTGAGCAGGTCGTTGAGGTAGTTCGCCAGCTTGGTGCGGACGTAGTCGCTCTCGGTCTTGAGGTCGGCGAGGTTGACCAGCTCGCAGTTCTGCACCTCGTACCGGTCGCCGTAGTTCACGATGTCGTCGGTGCCGTTGCGGCCGCAGTGGTGGAAGTCCTGCGTCTGGTAGATGCCGGGGTAGTTGTACGACGTGTAGGTGGACCCGGCCCAGCCGGTGCCCGAGCCGACGCCGGTGGTGTGGTTGACCACCGCGTCGACGATGACCTTCACGCCCGCGTTGTGGCAGGTGGTGACCATCGACTGGAACTGCGCCCGGGTGCCCTTGCGGGACTCGACCCGGTAGCTGACCGGCTGGTACGCCACCCACCACTGCTGGCCGCGCACGTGCTCCTGGGGCGGGGAGACCTGCACGTAGCCGTAGCCGCGCGGGCCGAGGTAGTTGGTGCACTCGGTGGCGACCGAGGGCCAGTTCCACTCGAAGAGCTGGACGATGACGTCCTTGGTGCCTGAGGGGCCGGCCGCCGCCGGTGCGGACAGGGGTAGGGGCAGCATCGCGGCGAGCACCGCGGTCAGCGCCAGGGGAAGAAGTCTGCGTCGTCGCAGCATGGGAACACTCCGGACGGTACGAGGGGACGAGTCGTCGCGGTGCACCGGCTCGCACGGGATTGAAACCGTGCTGAAACCTTGCGGCAATATTCACAAGAACTTTCAATGAAGTCAACGAGTCCGAAGCAGATCGGCACGCCGACGCCCCCGCAAGATCTTGCCGCGACTCAGCCCAGCAGGCGCTCCGCCGAAGCCAGGTAGGCCCGACCGGCTTCGGGCTGACCGTGGCGGATCATGTAGAGCCCCGACGAGACCCGCTCGATGAAGCCCCACTCCCAGATCACCTGCGGGTCCACCCCGGTCGCCGTGGCCAGCCGGGCGCACCAGCCGCGCAGCAGCGCGACCGGATCGGCCGCCGCCAGCAGCTCCGCCTCCCAGCCCCGCACCGCGACGCCGAGGTCGTAGCCGGGGTCGCAGAGGAAGCCGTCCGGGTCGACGAAGACGTACCCGGACTCGGCCCCCGCGCGCGGCGACAGCACCGCCAGGGCGTTGTCCGGGTGGGCGTCGCCGTGGCAGACCACGCAGCCGGTCACGTCGAAGGCGGCGGCGCGGCGGCGGGCGTAGTCCAGCGCCCGGCCGAGCACCGCCGGGGAGCACGGCTCGCCGGTCTCGGGATACAGCTGCTCGATCAGCTCGTGCAGCGTGCCGGCCTTGTCCTGGCCGGGCGGCACGGTCGCGCCGGGCGGGTGCGGCACCCGCCACGCCTCGCGCAGCGTCGCGGCCAGCACGTCGAGCACCCGCTCCGGGGGCAGGCCCGCCGCGGGCAGGGCCGGGCCCAGCGGTTCGAGCAGCGCCGCGTCGCGGGCGGCGTCGTACGCGTACAGCCGCACGTACCCGTGGCCGTGCGCGGCTTCGAGCGTGCGCACCTGGCCGGCGAAGCCGTCGCCGGGCGGCGCGAGGCGCAGCACCGCATCGGTGCCGTCGGCCGCCCGCACCCGCAGCACCAGCGCGGCCGACCCGCCGGTCAGCGCCTCACCGGGGGTCAGCGCCCAGTCGGCGCACACGTCGGCGACCCGCTCCGGCAGGGACGCGAGCCAGTCGTGGGCGCCCCGGCTCACGGCGGTGCGGCGCATCAGGTCGGGCAGCTCGATCACGCAGCTCACGATGCCAGCCGGGCGCCGCGCACCCAACCGGATAACGGCGAAGCGCGGCGCGCCAAAGCGGATCTAGAAGCTTTGTTGTCGCTCGGGCAGCACCAATTCATCTAGATCCGGAATCCACGCGGCGAGCCGCCCCGGTAGCCACGAGATCGGGAACGCTGCCGCGGGGGGCCGGGCGGGTTAGGCTCGGCCATGCTCGCTCGCGCCTGGGGAATCACCCGGTCTCTCGCGATGTACCACGGCATCCCCGGCCGGCACCGGCGGATGCGCCGCTTCTACGGGCAGTTCCTCGGCCCCGGCGACGTCGGTTTCGACATCGGCGCGCACGTGGGCAGCCGGGTGCGGCCGTGGCGGCGACTGGGCGCCCGGGTGGTCGCCGTCGAGCCGCAGCCGGACTGCCTGCGCGTGCTGCGGCTGTTCTTCGGGCGCGACCCGGAGGTGGCGATCCTGCCCATCGCGGTGGGCGCGCGG
The Catellatospora sp. IY07-71 DNA segment above includes these coding regions:
- a CDS encoding aminoglycoside phosphotransferase family protein yields the protein MIELPDLMRRTAVSRGAHDWLASLPERVADVCADWALTPGEALTGGSAALVLRVRAADGTDAVLRLAPPGDGFAGQVRTLEAAHGHGYVRLYAYDAARDAALLEPLGPALPAAGLPPERVLDVLAATLREAWRVPHPPGATVPPGQDKAGTLHELIEQLYPETGEPCSPAVLGRALDYARRRAAAFDVTGCVVCHGDAHPDNALAVLSPRAGAESGYVFVDPDGFLCDPGYDLGVAVRGWEAELLAAADPVALLRGWCARLATATGVDPQVIWEWGFIERVSSGLYMIRHGQPEAGRAYLASAERLLG